The following are from one region of the Stanieria sp. NIES-3757 genome:
- a CDS encoding cell division inhibitor, whose amino-acid sequence MPKVISIHSYRGGTGKSNFTANLATTVASQGNRVGIVDTDLPSPGIHMLFSLEADDINKTLNDYLWGRAAMEDAAYDVSANVGIEGNGKLFLVPSSFKADNIAKILKEGYDVKLLNDGFRKLVKGLQLDYLFIDTHPGLSKETFLSIAISHILILILRPDKQDYQGTAVTVDVARQLKVRKMLLAINKVLSSMNLEALRQKVEETYTAPVAGIFPLSEDLVQLASEGVFCVKYPTHPVSQEFSKVAQHIVA is encoded by the coding sequence ATGCCTAAAGTTATCTCTATTCATTCCTATCGTGGCGGAACAGGAAAATCTAATTTTACTGCCAACTTAGCAACAACTGTTGCTTCGCAAGGTAATCGAGTCGGCATTGTTGATACTGATTTGCCTTCTCCTGGTATTCATATGCTTTTTAGTCTCGAAGCAGACGATATTAACAAAACTCTTAATGATTATCTTTGGGGACGAGCAGCAATGGAAGATGCTGCTTACGATGTCAGTGCTAATGTAGGCATAGAAGGGAATGGCAAACTTTTTTTAGTACCCTCTAGTTTCAAAGCAGATAACATTGCCAAAATTCTTAAAGAAGGCTACGATGTCAAACTTCTCAATGATGGCTTTCGCAAGTTAGTCAAGGGTTTGCAACTAGACTATTTATTCATCGATACTCATCCAGGTTTGTCAAAAGAAACTTTTCTGTCAATCGCTATTTCTCACATCTTGATTTTGATTTTGCGTCCCGATAAACAAGACTATCAAGGTACGGCAGTAACTGTGGATGTGGCGCGACAATTAAAAGTACGTAAGATGCTGCTAGCGATAAATAAGGTTTTGAGCAGTATGAATTTAGAAGCATTACGGCAAAAAGTAGAGGAAACCTATACCGCACCCGTAGCGGGAATATTTCCTTTATCAGAAGATTTGGTACAGCTTGCCAGCGAAGGAGTTTTTTGCGTCAAATATCCCACTCATCCTGTAAGTCAGGAATTTAGCAAAGTAGCTCAACACATTGTTGCTTAA
- a CDS encoding AMP-dependent synthetase and ligase, translated as MTNHSNLVDLLNYRALDRPNQIAYRFLKDSKTESALLTYAELDCQARAIAAKLQSLVPAGSRALLVYSYDAGLEFIAAFFGCLYAEVIAVTTTPPRHGKEIAKLQQRAIASGATIVLTTQDFLTIFESQLANTGFNLIATDDLASDLAQDWLQPKINSDTLAFLQYTSGSTGIPKGVMVTHGNILCNEEMIKQAFQHTEDTVVVGWLPMYHDMGLIGNVLQPVYLGTESILMSPIALSQQPLNWLKAISHYRATTSGGPNFAYDLLCLRATEEQLAELDLSSWQVAFSGAEPVRAETIARFSSIFAACGFRSRAFYPCYGMAETTLFVSGGLQTAPPQIKYVDGTALAQNQVVEIAPEQAGVRAVVGCGKNWLDTKIIIVNPESLTQCNDKQVGEIWVSGSGVGKGYWEQPEETQQTFQAYLATGEGPFLRTGDLGFFQDEELYITGRLKEVMIFWGRYCYPQHVERTVQESHPAFRLNCGAAFAVETGTAEKLVIVQEIERSYLRNLNVEELVNTICQAVAKEHEIEVSAIAFIKTGSIPKTSSGKIQRRLCQTMFLEGSLNTVALWQPQEIAKTVTEMVDF; from the coding sequence ATGACAAATCATTCTAATTTAGTTGATCTTTTAAACTATAGAGCTTTAGATCGACCAAACCAAATTGCCTATAGATTCCTTAAAGATAGTAAAACAGAATCGGCACTTTTAACTTATGCTGAATTAGATTGTCAAGCTAGAGCGATCGCAGCAAAGTTGCAATCTTTAGTTCCTGCTGGTTCGAGGGCTTTGTTGGTTTATTCTTATGATGCGGGTTTAGAATTTATTGCAGCTTTTTTTGGTTGTCTTTATGCAGAAGTGATTGCGGTTACTACGACTCCACCACGCCATGGTAAGGAAATTGCTAAACTTCAACAAAGAGCGATCGCATCAGGGGCAACGATTGTTTTAACAACTCAAGATTTTTTAACTATTTTTGAGTCTCAATTAGCAAATACGGGATTTAACTTGATTGCTACTGACGATCTAGCTTCGGATCTGGCTCAAGATTGGCTGCAACCAAAAATTAATTCAGATACTCTAGCTTTTTTACAATACACTTCTGGTTCGACAGGCATACCTAAAGGAGTGATGGTAACCCATGGCAATATTCTTTGTAACGAAGAGATGATCAAACAAGCCTTCCAACATACAGAAGATACTGTAGTAGTGGGTTGGTTACCGATGTATCACGACATGGGTTTAATTGGCAATGTGTTGCAGCCAGTGTATTTAGGAACAGAAAGTATTTTGATGTCTCCGATCGCTTTAAGTCAACAGCCTCTTAACTGGTTAAAAGCTATTTCTCACTATCGCGCTACTACTAGTGGTGGGCCTAATTTTGCTTACGATTTACTATGTCTGCGTGCCACAGAAGAACAGTTAGCTGAATTAGATTTAAGTAGTTGGCAAGTAGCTTTTTCTGGTGCTGAACCTGTAAGGGCGGAAACTATCGCTCGATTTAGTAGTATTTTTGCTGCTTGTGGTTTTCGCTCAAGAGCTTTTTATCCTTGTTATGGCATGGCAGAAACTACTTTATTTGTTTCTGGAGGCTTACAAACCGCACCTCCTCAGATCAAATATGTTGATGGGACAGCTTTAGCTCAAAATCAAGTAGTGGAAATTGCCCCCGAACAAGCAGGAGTAAGAGCAGTTGTTGGTTGTGGTAAAAATTGGTTAGATACCAAAATCATTATTGTTAATCCCGAATCTTTAACTCAATGCAATGACAAACAAGTAGGAGAAATTTGGGTATCGGGTTCGGGAGTTGGTAAGGGTTATTGGGAACAACCAGAAGAAACTCAACAAACCTTTCAAGCTTATCTTGCCACAGGCGAAGGACCCTTTTTACGCACAGGTGATTTAGGCTTTTTCCAAGACGAAGAACTTTATATTACAGGGCGATTAAAAGAAGTCATGATTTTTTGGGGCAGATATTGTTATCCCCAACACGTAGAAAGAACAGTACAAGAATCCCATCCTGCCTTTAGGCTCAATTGTGGTGCAGCTTTTGCTGTAGAAACAGGCACAGCAGAAAAATTAGTTATTGTTCAGGAAATCGAACGTAGTTATTTAAGAAACTTGAATGTAGAGGAATTGGTAAATACCATCTGTCAAGCCGTAGCCAAAGAACACGAAATCGAAGTAAGTGCGATCGCATTTATTAAAACTGGTAGCATTCCCAAAACTTCCAGTGGTAAGATTCAACGCCGTCTCTGTCAAACTATGTTTCTGGAAGGTAGTTTAAATACAGTAGCTCTCTGGCAACCACAAGAAATAGCTAAAACTGTTACAGAAATGGTTGATTTTTAA
- the ycf39 gene encoding hypothetical protein YCF39 — MLFINFTSGNLNKILSRLFTTGILAAMGVFGGIVPEISPQFPQLSMISYAYAQDYTQDEVVNYARAGFQVEMLRQQVYKEIKGIINQPPPDIVCNQPATLENLSSNVRKIASQYCNDSRQIVQRNNLTINRFNELKQVYDSGGSFYQQVQNILIELQKP; from the coding sequence ATGTTGTTCATTAACTTTACTTCTGGTAACTTAAATAAAATCTTATCTCGTCTTTTTACTACTGGTATCCTAGCAGCAATGGGTGTCTTTGGAGGTATAGTTCCAGAGATTTCTCCGCAATTTCCACAGTTGTCAATGATTTCTTATGCTTATGCTCAAGACTATACTCAAGATGAAGTAGTCAATTATGCTAGGGCTGGTTTTCAAGTAGAAATGTTACGACAACAGGTTTATAAAGAAATTAAAGGTATTATTAATCAACCTCCACCAGATATAGTTTGTAATCAACCAGCAACTTTAGAAAATTTATCTAGTAATGTTAGAAAAATTGCTAGCCAATATTGCAATGATTCTCGACAAATTGTTCAACGAAATAACTTAACAATTAATCGCTTTAATGAACTTAAACAAGTCTACGATAGTGGCGGTTCTTTTTATCAACAAGTTCAAAATATTTTAATTGAGCTTCAAAAACCTTAA